In Trichlorobacter lovleyi, the DNA window CGGCTCTGCCGGTGAGACTTGAAAAGGTTATGCCGTTCCAGCGACATTTCCTCCTGAGGAAAGCCCCTAGAGGCAATCAACAGGAGGAAATGCCATGCGAGAGTGGCAAAGCTTAGCGCATGTAAAATGGGAGTGCAAATACCATGTGGTGATAGTGCCGAAGTACCGTAAGAAAGTGCTTTATGGTAGGCTTCGAGGAGAAGTTGGCAAAATCATCCGTCAGTTGTGTCGCCAGAAGGAAGTCGAACTTATCGAAGGTCATGCCATGGCAGACCATATCCATCTGGTATTAAGTATTCCGCCGAAGTACAGCGTTGCGATGGTTATCGGTTATCTGAAGGGTAAGTCAGCGATCCATATCCACCGCAAAGCCCAAGGCGTCAAGAAAGGTTTTACCGGTCGGCACTTCTGGTCACGAGGTTACTGTGTCAGCACAGTTGGGCTGGATGAAGAAATGATCCGAGCCTACGTCCGTGATCAGGAACATCTGGACAAACAAGAAGAGTTGGACTTTACCCAAAATACCTAGCCCCTTTTAGGGGCTTTCCTCAAGCCACCCGCTCTGCGGGTGGTCATGACTGCATCTCAACATTCATAAGAGAACTGTAGGTACCCAACCTGATCAGCATACCCTCCAATTGCCTGATACCGCTAACATCCACATCAGCCAGAAAATCTGCGACCTCATCTACCAGCTTTACCTGGTGCCGCAACGCCAGCTTTTCCAAAATCAACCGTTTGATTTCATAATCCGGCATTGTCAGCTCAACCTGCATTCCACCGGAAAATCTGGAGTGAAGTGCATCTGAAAAACCATCAAGTTTTGAAGTGTGCCGGTCTACGGCCAGCACAATCCGAGACTGTCGAATAAAGAGCTTGTCAAACAAGTACAGCAGCTCTTGCTGGCTTCGCTCCTTATTATCCAATCGCTGTAGATCATCCAATAACAGCAGGTCCACTGAGCCGAAACTAGCCCTAAAACTGTCCATCTGATTTTCCTTGAGGCATTCTATGAATTCCTGCACAAAGGTATCTGCTGAGCAGTATCTGATTTGCATTGCTGGATTCCACCTTAATGCCTGATGCCCTACTGCGTGCAGTAGGTGGCTTTTCCCAAGTCCGTGGCCACCATAGATGATTAAGGGGGTGAAGATTGCCCCGTGATCTATGGCTGCTGATAGGGCGACTGAAACGGCAAGCTGGTTGCAGCTTCCGTAGGCAAACGTCTCAAAAGTCCAGTCTGGGCGTAAAAATGTGTCAATCATGTTCAGCTCCTGTAGGGAGTGGTTGTGCTCCTGCTGTTGTTGTTCAGTTAAAGCTCAATCAGTTTACCCTTGGCCAGTCGTAATTTTGGTTTGTCCGTACCTGGTGTGACACCAATTCCGGTGGCAATCACCGTCACCTTGATCTGGTCTGCCAACTCTTCATCCACAACTACCCCGACGATAATGGTCGCATCACTCCTGATCTGCTCCGTCATCAACCTGCAGACCTGATCAAACTCATCCATGGTCATACTGCTGCTGCCGGCAATGTTGAGCAGCAACCCCTTGGCTTCACGGATGTCCAAACCTTCAAGTAGTGGATTGTGAATTGCCATCATTGATGCCTCTGTTGCTCGATCCGAGCCACTTGATATACCAACCCCCATCATTGCCATACCGCGAGAGCCCAGAATGGTTTTGAGATCACTCAGGTCAACATTGATATGGCCATGCTTACTGACGATCTCCACTATCCCCTGCACTGCCTGCCGCAGCAGGTCGTCAGCAGGTTTGAATGCCTCAAGCAATGAGGTTCCTTTGCCGGATATGCCGATCAGTCGGTCATTGGGTATAACAATCAGGCTGTCCACCAGGGGCAACAGGGTCTTGATCCCTTGATCAGCGATCTCCATACGGCGCTTGCCTTCACGGGAGAATGGCTTGGTCACAATAGCAACCACCAGTGCGCCTGCTTCTTTAGCCAACTTTGCAATCTCCGGTGTGGTACCAGTACCGGTGCCACTTCCCATGCCAGCAGCCAGAAACACCAGATCTGCCCCTGTAAGACTATTCAGGATGTCCTGCTGACTCTCCTGTACTGCAGCTCTGGCGATCTCTGGGTTGCCTCCGGTACCAAGCCCACGAGTATCTGTCCCGATCTGAATTTTCGAGGCAGCCCGTGATTTTCTGAGCCGAGGTTGCGAGGTGCTGATAGCAATATACTCAGCACCATCAAGGTTTGCTGCCAACATAGCATTGACTGCATTCAGGCCTGCCCCACCGATGCCAATGACCTTAATTGCTGCGGACCCTACGACAGTTTGCTCTCTGTATTCCACAAGCCCTCCTTCTGTCTAAACGATTGCCAGAACCGCTACCCTGGCAGCGTCAAGTAGGCTGTTATCAATGACGCAGTTGTAAATAATGTTAAATCCGTTGGTTGGAGGGGGGATAAAGAAGCGGAAAAGTTCTATGATGGCTTGGTCAAAGTCATTTAAATACGTTTCTGAGTTACAGTAGATACATGCCATAGCACCACGATAGCTGTTTGAACTGGTTACCTGCTGTTCTAGTTGTGTCAAAACCTTTTTGCTGGCCAGCACTCCCTTGTTTGCACCTGAAGCCTCACCGATTATAAAAATGCCGTTACTGCCTGAACGCAGTATCGAGTGCAAGGACGCTCTGACATTGGCAAAATCAACACCGGCAAAGAAAGTGGTGGTATTGACTAGGTCTGAAACCATTGCAATCAGATTACGGGCTATAATGGGGTCTGCAGCACAGTAGCAGGATGGCGATGAGTTTGGCTTGCAAACAGAATATTGGAGATAAGCAGGAAAATTGGGGCCAATAATGACTACCTGAACGCCTGCCTCTGCTGCTGCATCAACGCAGGCTGACAGCACGGAACTGCATAGCGGTTGAGCTGTGTCAGCAAGCATAAACAGCAGGTCACTATGCTGGATAGCATTAACCAAGCCGGAAAAGTCGGGTATATTGTGTTGCTGGTAATCAATACGCAACTCGTGGCAGCTGATATGAGGTACTGAATATGCCAGCAATCGCGTGCAGTACGTGCCGAATGAACCGACACCAATCGCAGATATACTCATCTTCTGCTGGCAAATTTCCGGTTGTCCATACTGTGTTACCAGAAGCGATGAAATGCTGTTAGGCAGTAGTGCTGCCGCAAGGCTACCTTGTAGTATGGTGGTGAGAAATGTCCGTCTGTCCATGTTCTGTCTCCATTGCCAAGATCTGAGTAGCGCCATAGTAGGCCAACAGAGCGTCAAAATATGTCGTTTGATATGTGTTAGGTGACGATTAAATTAGACAAACTTTGCATCTCGCCTTCTTAAAAACCTTTTGCTGCAGCATGATTACGTGGCGGTTACCATGTTTCGTGCATCACAATATTTCTAACTAAGCTTGTTTTGTCATTTTTTCATACTTTCTGCCCTCAGGCAGCTTAGGTAGGCAACAGCCTTCAGGCTTGCTGCTGCCTGATATTCAGCCTCCTCTTGGGACAAGAACGTGTCTTTAGCTATGATAGTTGCCACCATACACTTCCAACGCTCCACATGCAGTGGCCAGCAGTTGTCGGAAAACACACCAACATGCTTACGCAGAAGTTTCTTTTGCAAGGTCTGGTTGTCAGGCGTCAGCCTGATTATTGCATCCGCAAGGCCAGGTAAAACCCCCTGCGTGTGAAGATGTTCACCTTCTAACCATGCTTTAACCTCAAGTTTTGGATTTCCAGCATTAGCCGGATAGTTAAGAACCCCATTTGGATCGATATAAGGTTCTTCTGCTGTCTTACCGGACGGATTGGGGGCTGGCTTGATATCTTGGTGAACTGAGGCGTCTACCTGATTTGGCAACTCCTGTTGGAGTTGTTTTGTCTCTTCTGCAGCAAGGCAAGGCTTTGCAGTGTGTTGCTTGGTTTCAGAACTGATATCTTTCATAGTTGTGTTCTCCAGACCTCAGGCAATACAAAACTCACCGCATTGCCAGGATGGCGACTTTGATGGTATCAGCAGCTAACTGCTCATCCGGAATAGCTCCAAAGACAAAGGTGATGTCATTTGAGAAATAACCGTCCATCACTGAGGCAGCCTGGGCATAGTAGTCAAACGACATAGCAGGGGAGCCGTAGATACAGGCCATGGCACCGCGGCAGTTA includes these proteins:
- the ftsZ gene encoding cell division protein FtsZ, translating into MEYREQTVVGSAAIKVIGIGGAGLNAVNAMLAANLDGAEYIAISTSQPRLRKSRAASKIQIGTDTRGLGTGGNPEIARAAVQESQQDILNSLTGADLVFLAAGMGSGTGTGTTPEIAKLAKEAGALVVAIVTKPFSREGKRRMEIADQGIKTLLPLVDSLIVIPNDRLIGISGKGTSLLEAFKPADDLLRQAVQGIVEIVSKHGHINVDLSDLKTILGSRGMAMMGVGISSGSDRATEASMMAIHNPLLEGLDIREAKGLLLNIAGSSSMTMDEFDQVCRLMTEQIRSDATIIVGVVVDEELADQIKVTVIATGIGVTPGTDKPKLRLAKGKLIEL
- a CDS encoding DnaA ATPase domain-containing protein; translation: MIDTFLRPDWTFETFAYGSCNQLAVSVALSAAIDHGAIFTPLIIYGGHGLGKSHLLHAVGHQALRWNPAMQIRYCSADTFVQEFIECLKENQMDSFRASFGSVDLLLLDDLQRLDNKERSQQELLYLFDKLFIRQSRIVLAVDRHTSKLDGFSDALHSRFSGGMQVELTMPDYEIKRLILEKLALRHQVKLVDEVADFLADVDVSGIRQLEGMLIRLGTYSSLMNVEMQS